From one Lycorma delicatula isolate Av1 chromosome 2, ASM4794821v1, whole genome shotgun sequence genomic stretch:
- the LOC142320033 gene encoding uncharacterized protein LOC142320033, which translates to MNIGLGHGNVENTSMLRVLQANVNRSRLSHDLVTRLIVEKNVDFLIVTEPNIYEAARTGCHTDTVGIVAIKDVSHKIAWKLIFRGKGVVAAETLSATIVGVYISPNVDNVEFDRTLDVIQNVITNTDKKMIMLGDFNSRLVAAGGRSTNRRGEMLMELMETVGCQCINDDTPTFKPRGHTSILDLTILDDRWRRQQWSWQVLQQDIASDHYATMVILKDISFNSYDRETVPRFTAEQIEAITGKIAIRLAAIEQLTPETLANIIKQEMDREMHNGVRKRMVYWWTGEIAYLRQILQNKRRIKQRLSIAGGLRYQEANMRYIEARRTLNRTIRKEKRDIWARLCEELDKDPWGMAYRIITKRFGRCLPAITKKETERIIPAFHAR; encoded by the coding sequence ATGAACATAGGACTGGGGCATGGCAATGTGGAAAACACCAGCATGCTTAGAGTGCTACAGGCTAATGTAAACAGGAGTAGGCTGTCGCACGATCTTGTGACTAGGCTTATAGTGgagaaaaatgttgattttttaattgtaactgagCCAAATATTTATGAGGCAGCAAGAACAGGATGTCATACTGACACTGTAGGAATTGTGGCAATTAAAGATGTCAGTCATAAGATTGCTTGGAAACTTATTTTTAGAGGTAAAGGTGTTGTGGCTGCAGAAACACTGTCGGCAACAATCGTTGGAGTTTATATATCACCGAATGTGGATAATGTAGAATTCGATAGGACACTTGACGTAATTCAAAATGTGATTACTAATACAGACAAAAAGATGATAATGCTAGGTGACTTCAATAGTAGGCTGGTGGCAGCCGGGGGCCGCAGTACCAATAGGAGAGGAGAAATGTTGATGGAATTAATGGAGACAGTAGGATGTCAATGTATAAATGATGACACTCCAACATTCAAGCCTAGAGGTCATACCTCAATCTTAGACCTCACTATACTGGATGATAGATGGAGAAGGCAGCAGTGGAGCTGGCAAGTGCTACAACAGGATATTGCCAGTGATCATTATGCAACAATGGTTATACTGAAAGACATTAGTTTTAATAGTTATGATCGAGAAACTGTTCCTAGATTCACTGCAGAACAGATAGAGGCTATTACAGGCAAGATTGCCATCAGATTAGCGGCTATTGAACAACTCACGCCAGAAACCCTggctaatataataaaacaagagatGGATAGGGAGATGCACAATGGAGTTAGAAAACGAATGGTGTATTGGTGGACTGGAGAAATCGCTTATCTTAGGCAGATTCTGCAAAATAAAAGACGAATTAAGCAGAGGCTCAGCATAGCAGGTGGACTGAGATATCAAGAGGCCAACATGAGATACATAGAGGCAAGAAGAACACTAAATagaacaataagaaaagaaaagagagacATTTGGGCAAGGCTATGTGAAGAACTCGATAAAGATCCCTGGGGCATGGCTTACAGAATAATTACCAAAAGGTTCGGTAGGTGTCTCCCTGCAATTACAAAGAAAGAAACAGAAAGGATAATCCCCGCATTTCACGCCCGATGA